In Deltaproteobacteria bacterium, a single genomic region encodes these proteins:
- a CDS encoding glycosyltransferase family 2 protein → MGVYLSFILVNWNTKGLTLEALRSIFNTVNGYEFEVVVVDNGSEDGSPEAIREVFPQAQLILNSENYGFARATNQALAKTAGRYVFLLNSDARLKEGAVQAMVTFMEDNPDVGIAGGQLVNADGSRQNSIASFPSLATELLNKRLLRTLFPRRYPGKERDYPSPIDVDSLVGACIIVRRKAIEEVGGLDEGYFFFMEETDWCFRMRDKGWRVCFVPQAQILHLQGVSAAMVKTEAKIEFYRSRYLFFTKYKGRVRLVFLKMGLMLRLLGEVLANSLLLGKRGYRKRWRTCCRLLLWHLKFCPYYEGLKGVKHVKTAHQKD, encoded by the coding sequence ATGGGGGTATATCTGTCCTTTATCTTGGTGAATTGGAACACCAAAGGGCTCACCTTGGAGGCCCTGCGTTCCATCTTTAATACCGTCAACGGTTATGAATTTGAGGTCGTGGTGGTGGACAATGGTTCGGAAGATGGAAGCCCTGAGGCAATAAGGGAGGTCTTTCCTCAGGCCCAACTCATTCTCAACAGCGAGAACTACGGCTTCGCCCGGGCCACCAATCAGGCCCTGGCCAAAACAGCGGGGAGATATGTCTTTCTGCTGAACAGCGATGCCAGACTAAAGGAAGGGGCAGTCCAGGCCATGGTCACCTTTATGGAGGATAACCCCGATGTGGGCATAGCAGGGGGGCAACTGGTCAACGCGGATGGCTCAAGGCAGAATTCCATTGCCTCCTTTCCTTCCTTGGCCACGGAGCTGCTAAACAAACGCCTGCTACGTACCCTCTTCCCCCGGAGGTACCCGGGCAAAGAGAGAGATTATCCCTCCCCCATAGATGTGGATTCCCTGGTGGGTGCCTGTATAATTGTCCGCCGCAAAGCCATAGAGGAAGTAGGGGGATTAGATGAGGGATATTTTTTCTTTATGGAGGAGACCGATTGGTGTTTTCGGATGAGAGACAAGGGTTGGCGGGTTTGTTTCGTGCCTCAAGCCCAGATCCTCCATCTGCAGGGGGTCAGCGCCGCAATGGTCAAGACGGAGGCCAAGATAGAGTTCTATCGCTCACGGTATCTATTTTTCACCAAATATAAGGGAAGGGTTAGACTGGTCTTCTTAAAGATGGGATTGATGCTGCGCCTCTTGGGAGAGGTTCTGGCCAATTCCCTCTTGCTCGGCAAGAGGGGGTATAGGAAGAGGTGGAGGACGTGCTGCCGACTCTTGCTCTGGCACCTCAAATTCTGTCCATATTATGAGGGCCTGAAAGGGGTGAAACATGTTAAGACAGCTCACCAGAAAGATTAA
- a CDS encoding DUF3473 domain-containing protein → MLEVKNILTVDVEECFHRNDLPLSKKQRELLGGRVGEQTERLVSLLRAYGQRGTFFVLGEVAEGYSHLVRRLVEEGFELGLHGYHHRLVYEQKREEFRREIQEAKVLLEEIGGKEIVGFRAPSWSITRRSLWALRILADIGFKYDSSILPARAYLGGISRSNPRIHRREDAEIIEVPPSIIRIGCLRLPFSGGLYLRVLPYNLIRYCIKNMNKKGLPAVIYLHPWELDPELPRLGLNWKGRFALYHNLDKVEAKVEGLLREFSFAPVQEVLGDAGFFRGP, encoded by the coding sequence ATGCTGGAGGTGAAGAACATCCTCACCGTTGATGTAGAGGAGTGTTTTCACAGAAACGATCTCCCCCTCTCCAAGAAGCAGAGGGAGTTGTTGGGGGGGAGGGTAGGGGAGCAGACAGAGCGACTTGTTTCCCTGTTGAGGGCCTATGGTCAGAGGGGGACCTTTTTCGTCCTTGGGGAGGTTGCTGAAGGATACTCTCACCTGGTGAGGAGGTTAGTAGAGGAGGGATTCGAACTGGGCCTCCATGGATATCATCACCGCCTCGTTTACGAGCAGAAAAGGGAAGAATTCCGTCGCGAGATCCAGGAGGCGAAGGTCCTGCTGGAGGAGATCGGAGGGAAAGAGATCGTCGGTTTTAGGGCCCCCTCATGGTCCATTACCCGAAGGTCTCTTTGGGCGCTGAGGATATTGGCCGATATAGGATTTAAGTATGACTCCAGTATCCTACCTGCCAGGGCCTATCTGGGGGGTATCTCCCGGTCCAATCCACGGATACATAGGAGGGAAGATGCCGAGATCATAGAGGTACCGCCATCTATCATAAGGATAGGGTGCCTCCGCCTTCCCTTCTCTGGAGGGTTGTATCTCAGGGTATTGCCTTATAATTTGATACGATATTGTATTAAAAATATGAACAAAAAGGGCCTCCCCGCCGTTATCTACCTCCATCCTTGGGAGCTAGATCCAGAGCTCCCGCGGTTAGGATTGAACTGGAAGGGGAGGTTTGCCCTCTATCATAATCTGGATAAAGTAGAGGCCAAGGTGGAAGGATTGCTGAGGGAATTTTCCTTTGCCCCTGTTCAGGAGGTGTTGGGAGATGCGGGTTTTTTTCGTGGACCTTAA
- a CDS encoding SDR family oxidoreductase yields MKRLYLVTGGAGFIGSHIVEELVRRGERVRTIDNLSTGKRENLQHVMEEIEFMEGDLRDLNAAVKAVEGADFVMHQAAVPSVPRSIKDPKGITEHNVNGTLHLLIAARNADVKRVIYASSSSVYGNSPLLPKVEDFLPSPLSPYAASKLAGEYYCQVFYQVYGLETICLRYFNCFGSRQDPLSPYAAVIPKFITLALEKRPLVVYGDGEQTRDFSFVDNIVQANLLACEAEGVAGETINVGCGERISINQLVEELKKIIDPDLNIEYTSPRPGDVEHSLASIEKAREFLGYEPGVPFSEGLRRSVAWFKASRQNC; encoded by the coding sequence ATGAAAAGATTATATCTGGTTACAGGGGGTGCTGGTTTTATCGGGTCCCATATTGTGGAGGAATTAGTCAGGAGGGGGGAGCGGGTCAGAACCATCGACAACCTATCTACAGGCAAGAGGGAGAACCTTCAACACGTAATGGAAGAAATAGAGTTTATGGAGGGAGACCTCAGAGACCTGAATGCGGCCGTGAAGGCGGTAGAGGGGGCCGATTTTGTCATGCATCAGGCAGCCGTCCCTTCCGTCCCCAGGTCTATCAAGGACCCCAAAGGGATTACCGAACATAACGTCAATGGTACCCTGCACCTGCTCATAGCTGCCCGCAATGCCGACGTGAAGAGGGTAATCTACGCCTCCTCTTCCTCGGTCTACGGTAACTCCCCCCTCCTTCCGAAGGTGGAGGATTTTCTCCCCTCCCCTCTCTCCCCCTATGCTGCATCCAAGCTTGCTGGTGAATATTACTGCCAGGTCTTTTATCAGGTCTATGGCCTGGAGACGATCTGCCTACGCTATTTTAACTGCTTCGGCTCCAGGCAAGACCCCCTCTCTCCATACGCCGCCGTGATTCCCAAATTTATCACTCTGGCCTTAGAAAAAAGACCCCTGGTTGTATACGGGGATGGTGAGCAGACAAGGGATTTCTCTTTCGTAGACAATATAGTTCAGGCCAACCTCCTGGCGTGTGAGGCCGAGGGGGTGGCAGGGGAGACGATAAACGTGGGGTGTGGGGAGAGGATATCCATCAATCAATTGGTGGAGGAGTTGAAAAAGATCATCGATCCAGATCTGAATATCGAATACACCTCTCCACGTCCAGGAGATGTGGAACACTCTCTGGCCAGCATAGAAAAGGCGAGGGAGTTCTTAGGATATGAACCGGGGGTTCCTTTTTCAGAAGGGTTGCGCAGGAGTGTGGCTTGGTTCAAGGCCTCTCGACAGAATTGTTGA
- a CDS encoding four helix bundle protein: MLKNYKELKVWQKAYQLCINLYKITKGFPKEERYGLTSQIRRAAVSVPSNIAEGYGRKTTQEYMQSLYIAYGSNCELETQIMLSSDLGYIKPDDFRALQKNIGEGERMLKALIRSLENKHLNP; the protein is encoded by the coding sequence ATGCTCAAAAATTATAAGGAGTTGAAAGTTTGGCAGAAGGCGTATCAGCTTTGTATCAATCTCTATAAAATTACGAAAGGTTTCCCTAAAGAAGAGAGATATGGATTGACATCACAGATCAGGAGGGCTGCTGTATCTGTTCCATCAAACATAGCAGAGGGGTATGGCAGGAAGACGACACAGGAGTATATGCAATCATTATATATAGCGTATGGTTCTAATTGTGAGTTAGAGACCCAGATTATGTTATCGAGTGATTTAGGCTATATTAAACCGGATGATTTCAGGGCTCTTCAGAAAAACATAGGGGAGGGTGAGAGGATGCTCAAGGCACTCATTCGATCTTTAGAGAACAAACACTTGAACCCTTGA
- a CDS encoding YjbQ family protein codes for MITKEIEVKTKSRMELVDITPQVEGVIEESGISEGICSLYVPHTTAAVTINENADPSVKADIIAKLNQLVPAGDRYHHLEGNADAHIKATLVGPSETLLVRGGRLSLGTWQGVFFCEFDGPRRRKVLVRVM; via the coding sequence ATGATCACAAAGGAGATAGAGGTCAAGACCAAATCGAGGATGGAGCTGGTCGATATCACGCCCCAAGTGGAGGGGGTAATTGAGGAATCAGGGATATCAGAGGGGATCTGCTCTCTCTATGTACCACATACTACGGCAGCAGTGACCATCAATGAGAATGCTGACCCCAGCGTAAAGGCCGATATCATAGCCAAGTTGAACCAACTTGTCCCGGCTGGGGATCGTTACCATCACTTGGAGGGGAATGCCGATGCCCACATCAAGGCGACCCTAGTAGGGCCCTCAGAGACCCTCTTGGTGAGGGGAGGACGGCTGTCGTTGGGGACCTGGCAGGGGGTGTTCTTCTGCGAGTTTGACGGTCCCCGCCGCAGGAAGGTATTGGTGAGGGTGATGTGA
- a CDS encoding pyridoxal phosphate-dependent aminotransferase has protein sequence MKLSQRAQKVKPSPTLAITAKAKAMRAQGIDVISFGAGEPDFDTPQHIKDAAIKALQEGFTKYTPVGGIDELKEAIVEKLLRENKVTYQKEQILVSCGGKHSLYNLAQAILDKGDEVIIPAPYWVSYPPIVMLAGGRPVIISTSEEEGFKLAPEALEEATTPKTRAVIINSPSNPTGSAYTRRELEGLAEVALRHNICIISDEIYEKIVYDGFEHVSIASISEEVKEITILVNGASKTYSMTGWRIGYAAGPPKVIGAMTRIQSQSTSNPTSFAQKGALASLLGNQEEIQVMAQEYQRRRDLIWKAITSIEGISCYKPLGAFYVFPNIGAYLGRSFKGKRIEDSSQLTGYLLDEALVAVVPGVDFGAEGYLRLSYPISLEVIQEGVKRIREVLARLD, from the coding sequence ATGAAGCTATCCCAGAGGGCCCAAAAGGTTAAGCCTTCCCCTACCTTGGCCATCACGGCCAAAGCCAAGGCCATGCGCGCCCAGGGGATCGACGTAATAAGCTTCGGAGCTGGGGAACCTGATTTCGACACCCCCCAACACATCAAGGACGCAGCCATCAAGGCCTTGCAGGAAGGTTTCACCAAATATACCCCGGTGGGTGGAATAGATGAGCTGAAGGAGGCCATTGTAGAAAAGCTCCTAAGGGAAAATAAGGTAACGTATCAAAAGGAGCAAATATTGGTCTCATGTGGGGGAAAACACTCCCTTTACAACCTTGCCCAAGCCATCTTAGATAAAGGGGATGAGGTGATCATCCCCGCCCCCTATTGGGTCTCCTATCCTCCTATAGTCATGTTGGCAGGGGGGAGACCGGTAATCATATCCACCTCTGAAGAAGAAGGATTCAAGCTGGCCCCTGAGGCCTTGGAGGAGGCGACAACCCCCAAGACCAGGGCGGTGATCATCAACTCCCCCTCTAACCCCACTGGTAGTGCTTATACCCGCCGTGAACTGGAGGGGTTGGCCGAGGTGGCCTTGCGGCACAATATCTGTATCATCTCCGATGAGATCTACGAGAAGATCGTCTATGATGGCTTTGAACACGTTAGCATCGCCTCTATTAGTGAGGAGGTAAAGGAGATCACCATCCTCGTCAACGGGGCCTCCAAGACCTACTCCATGACCGGGTGGAGGATCGGGTATGCTGCGGGACCGCCCAAGGTCATCGGGGCCATGACCCGGATCCAGAGCCAGAGCACCTCTAACCCCACCTCCTTTGCCCAAAAAGGGGCCTTGGCTTCATTGCTGGGAAACCAAGAAGAGATCCAGGTCATGGCGCAGGAGTATCAAAGACGAAGGGACCTCATCTGGAAGGCAATCACCTCCATAGAAGGCATCTCCTGCTACAAACCGCTGGGGGCCTTCTATGTCTTCCCCAACATAGGGGCCTATCTCGGCAGGAGCTTTAAAGGGAAAAGGATCGAAGACTCTTCTCAACTGACCGGTTATCTCCTGGATGAGGCCTTGGTGGCGGTGGTGCCCGGGGTGGACTTTGGGGCAGAGGGGTATCTGCGCCTCTCCTATCCCATCTCCCTTGAGGTCATCCAAGAAGGGGTAAAGAGGATAAGGGAGGTCCTAGCGAGGTTAGATTAG
- a CDS encoding NUDIX hydrolase, producing MTEKGKGLHCPKCGTLVKEYHNPFPTVDIIIEQGEGIVLILRRNEPRQWALPGGYCDYGESLEEAAIREAREETNLEVELLGQFHTYSDPQRDPRQHNITTVYIARAKGGTLQAQDDAQGIGIFSEEEVPSELAFDHSQILRDYFIYKKTGARRVL from the coding sequence ATGACCGAGAAAGGAAAAGGGCTTCACTGCCCCAAATGTGGTACCTTGGTAAAGGAATACCACAATCCCTTTCCCACCGTGGATATTATCATCGAACAGGGAGAGGGGATTGTTCTGATCCTGCGTCGAAACGAACCTCGTCAATGGGCCCTGCCTGGGGGATATTGCGATTATGGGGAGAGCTTGGAGGAGGCAGCAATAAGGGAGGCCAGGGAAGAGACCAATCTTGAAGTAGAGCTACTGGGGCAGTTTCATACCTACTCTGACCCCCAGCGTGACCCCAGGCAGCACAATATCACCACTGTTTATATCGCCAGGGCCAAGGGAGGGACCCTCCAAGCCCAGGATGACGCCCAGGGGATAGGGATCTTTTCCGAGGAGGAAGTTCCCTCTGAGCTCGCCTTTGACCACTCCCAGATATTGAGAGACTACTTCATTTATAAAAAGACGGGGGCACGCAGGGTCCTCTAA